Proteins co-encoded in one Deltaproteobacteria bacterium genomic window:
- a CDS encoding nucleotidyltransferase domain-containing protein, with the protein MKQIVRLFYNELNISLSIRNIAQKLNISYSYIYGQVNALAQKGVLNKKKQGAAIFCSLNFNSEYLLNDFIEIANADLQEFLKSQKKLSRPIRELMDRLPERSHFNLLSIILFGSYAKGKAAPKSDLDLFFIVSFKDQYQEMIESETLSLSRRYGININPVVAEPMEFVRMVKEKETNLAHEIIRDKIILCGREKFWELIFAGLK; encoded by the coding sequence TTGAAACAAATAGTTAGGCTATTTTACAATGAACTAAATATCTCCCTATCCATCAGAAACATCGCTCAAAAGCTTAATATTTCATACAGTTATATTTATGGCCAGGTAAATGCCTTAGCTCAAAAGGGGGTCTTGAATAAGAAGAAACAGGGCGCAGCAATTTTCTGTTCATTGAATTTCAATAGCGAATACCTCTTAAATGACTTTATTGAAATAGCCAACGCAGATTTACAAGAGTTTTTGAAAAGTCAAAAGAAATTATCAAGGCCTATTCGAGAGCTAATGGATCGGCTCCCTGAACGTTCCCATTTCAATCTACTTTCCATTATCCTCTTTGGCTCTTATGCCAAAGGTAAAGCAGCCCCTAAAAGCGATTTGGATCTTTTTTTTATTGTGTCTTTCAAGGACCAATACCAAGAAATGATCGAATCAGAAACCCTCTCTCTTTCAAGGAGGTATGGGATAAATATTAATCCTGTTGTGGCAGAGCCAATGGAGTTTGTAAGAATGGTTAAAGAGAAAGAAACCAACCTTGCCCATGAAATTATCCGAGATAAAATTATCCTATGTGGGCGTGAGAAGTTTTGGGAGCTTATTTTCGCCGGGCTAAAATGA